From a region of the Eublepharis macularius isolate TG4126 chromosome 7, MPM_Emac_v1.0, whole genome shotgun sequence genome:
- the GCM2 gene encoding chorion-specific transcription factor GCMb — MSKDPFEDSDYICSYGMKLIWDINDPKLPQEPKHYDSFQEWPDGYLRFIYSNEDKNAQRHLSGWAMRNTNNHNCQILKKSCLGVVVCARNCMLPDGTKLQLRPAICDKARQKQQKKHCPNCSSALELIPCRGHSGYPVTNFWRHDGKVIFFQAKGIHDHPRPESKSETEARRSALKKQTVPSHSSQKKRLLDFQTGAYNENGEYFHCVHHVTYERPEKISIITDTSLPLPAQPHHEFQNVDSYKVTYDAVGVPEDVELPLQKYPSPTVYTSKPSCGYECTFPGYVGSSLYPMFPKDPMDIPVDTDHIMLNGLPYCVNSVNLHEKNIDGILKHHGLKQSLGETNNGERVDYEMNQGRADSGEYPCRYDGYSSLDFPALQTVITTTTKMSYEAYKSSVLKCGDGFYEAKDLLSCPLAENIYRNVCSEIKVQEDWGMVKSSLLNEQSLTSNKAEYVEALETYQGDRNSERNFTGYGEQTFRFENTEY; from the exons ATGTCAAAAGATCCCTTTGAGGACTCTGACTATATCTGTTCCTATGGGATGAAGTTAATTTGGGACATCAATGACCCCAAGCTGCCACAG GAGCCCAAGCATTATGATTCCTTCCAGGAGTGGCCAGATGGCTATTTGAGATTTATTTATTCCAACGAAGATAAAAATGCTCAGCGGCATCTCAGTGGCTGGGCCATGCGCAACACCAACAACCACAACTGCCAAATCCTAAAGAAGTCCTGCCTTGGTGTGGTGGTGTGTGCCAGGAACTGCATGCTGCCAGATGGGACCAAACTTCAACTCCGCCCTGCTATATGTGATAAAGCTCGGCAAAAGCAACAAA aaaagcaCTGTCCAAACTGTAGTTCAGCCCTTGAGTTAATTCCTTGCCGGGGACATAGTGGCTACCCAGTAACTAACTTCTGGAGACATGATGGCAAAGTGATATTTTTTCAG GCCAAAGGAATTCATGACCACCCTAGACCAGAAAGTAAATCAGAGACTGAGGCCAGAAGAAGTGCTCTTAAAAAGCAAACAGTGCCTTCTCATtcatcccagaaaaaaaggcttcTGGACTTTCAG ACAGGGGCATATAATGAGAATGGCGAATACTTTCACTGCGTTCATCATGTGACATATGAAAGACCAGAAAAAATCAGCATAATTACAGATACCAGTCTACCACTCCCAGCTCAGCCTCAccatgaatttcaaaatgtagacTCTTACAAAGTTACTTATGATGCAGTCGGTGTCCCGGAAGACGTGGAACTGCCACTCCAGAAGTACCCAAGTCCCACAGTCTACACATCTAAGCCAAGTTGTGGCTATGAATGCACATTTCCTGGTTATGTTGGATCTAGTTTGTATCCAATGTTTCCCAAAGACCCAATGGATATTCCAGTGGATACTGATCATATCATGCTGAATGGACTTCCATATTGTGTAAATTCAGTAAATCTTCATGAAAAGAACATTGATGGAATCCTTAAACATCATGGATTGAAACAGTCCTTAGGGGAAACTAACAATGGAGAAAGGGTTGACTATGAAATGAATCAAGGTCGTGCTGATAGTGGAGAGTATCCTTGCAGGTATGATGGTTATTCCTCTTTGGATTTTCCAGCTTTGCAGACTGTAATAACTACAACAACTAAGATGTCCTATGAAGCCTATAAGTCATCTGTGTTGAAATGCGGTGACGGTTTTTATGAAGCAAAAGATCTTCTGAGCTGTCCCCTTGCAGAGAACATTTATAGAAATGTCTGCTCTGAGATAAAAGTTCAAGAAGACTGGGGAATGGTCAAATCAAGTTTGCTTAATGAACAGTCTCTGACCAGCAATAAAGCTGAATACGTAGAGGCATTGGAAACCTACCAGGGTGATCGAAACTCAGAAAGGAATTTTACAGGCTATGGAGAGCAAACATTCAGATTTGAGAATACTGAATACTAA